TCACGCAGAATGCCACCGAAGGGACGCCGCTGGTCTTGGACATTCCCGGCAGCGACCCGAACACGGGCGATGTCTTGACCTATACCGCGCAGACCCCTCTTCCCGCCGGGATGACGCTGAATAGCGCGACGGGCCGAATCACCTGGACGCCCAGTGAATCGCAAGGAGGCACCAACTACAGCATTACAGTCCGTGTGCAGGATAGCGGCGGACTCTTTAGCGATACCACAATCAGCGGAACAGTGGCGGAGGCGAACACCCCTCCCCAGGCGGGTTCGGTTGCTCCCCTGGCCGCGACCGAAAATGTCCCCCTGAGCGTGAATGTCCCCTTTACCGATCCCGACCTTCCCGCGCAAACGTTGACTTATTCCTTGGTCTCTGGTCCCGCTGGCTCTGCGGTTAACGCGCAAACCGGTCGGTTTACCTGGACGCCGGGCGAAGCGGACGGGGGCCTGACCCGCACCGCGGTTATTCGGGCAACGGACAGTCAGGGAGCAACCGCGGAATTGACCTTGACGATTAATGTCACGGAGGTAAATCAACCCCCTGTTTTAAATGTCGAAACCAGCTTCACCATTGATGAGCTAGAGGCATTTACCACGTCTGCCACCGCGACGGATGGGGATACCCCGACCCAGACACTGACTTTTTCGCTGGTAAACGCCCCCACTGGAATGACCATCAACGCCGCCACCGGGGAAATCTTGTGGACTCCCGGCGAGGCCCAAGGCCCGGCGCAATTCAACTTTTCCGTTCGTGTGACTGATAATCTGGGTCAATTTGCCCAGCGGCAATTGACCGTGACCGTCAGCGAGGTGAACACCGCTCCGACGCTGCTCAACGGGGGGAGTACAGTCAATGTGTTCCAGGGGGCCATTGCCAGTATGTCGGTATTGGCCACGGATGGGGACCTGGCTGCCCAAACGTTGACCTTTGACTTAATCAATGCTCCCGCCGGGGCGACCATCAATCCCCTCACGGGAGAGATCCGTTGGGATACGACCGGCGCGGTGCCGGGTCTCAATGAATTGGTGGTTGGTGTGACGGATTCGCTAGGGCTGTCGAGCACGGCATCATTCTTTATCCAGGTAAATAATTTTAATCCCGGGCCGATTTTTGCCTTGTTTTCCGCGCCGACCCCGCCGATAAACACGCCGGTGGTGCTGGATACGGCTGCCAGCAGCGTAGATCCAGAGGTGGTGCTAAGTGAACTTGTCAACGTGGCGGATTTACCCCCTCCCACGACGCCTGGTAATCCGGGTCTGGGCATTAACGAAGGGACGAATCGCTTGCAAGGGGTGACGGAAGGCGTCGAGCAAAACACCCAAAAGCCTGTGATTGACGGTTCCGCCCAGGGAGATTCCACCCCCGAGCAGCCCGCTGAGCAGCAGCAGGATGAAACACCCCGACCCCAGGGAAATCCACTGGAAAATCCGTTCCAATCAGGCGAGGTACAGGCCGCTCCCGCTGAAACACAACAGAGCCTGATGCGCTGGAATGAGCAGGGTCGCCAGCTAGCGGGAATGGTCCTGTCGCGGTTGGGATCGCAAGCGACTCCGCGCCAACTGCAAGATTTGGCCCTGGCTGGCTATCTGGCGGAAGGTATGAACGGTTGGGAAGCCGCTGAAAGCGCCGAAGAGCTAAACGGCGTGCGGTTGGCACCCGCGCAAACTACCAAGGCCCTCGATCAGGGCGTGGATCCGCGGCTGACGGCGGTTTCCCTGGATGACGCGCGGCCGATGACCACACCCGGCGGTTCGGATCGTATAGCCCGTTATGCGGCTAACACGCCGTTGCCCCTGGCGGCGGCGGCGCTGGCCGCGCTACCAGCCGCGGTGATTGCGGCCAAGAAATCCGCGCCAGTCGCGGTACCGCTAGTCACGGAGCAAGTCAATAATCGCCGCGGCGGACGGTACTGGCTGGGGAAGCGTGGGTAGGAGGGGGGGATGGCTAACTTCATTTATAGCCACGGATCGGCACGGATGAGACGTGGTACGGGCTTCAGCCCGTAAACTAAGATTTTACACTTATTTGATAGGCAAGAATATGAATCGGGCCGTTGGCCCTTCCCTAAATTCCTTCCTCTGAACCTAGGGCGACGCTGCGCATGCCCTAGGCTGGGAAAGGTCGGGCATTTGGCCCGCAAATGCTTGAGCAACAAATAATCTTCGCACGTTGCGAAGATTTGAAAGGTGAGAAGTACGGATAAATGCCTTTAAAGACTTCTCGCAAGTCAATGATGCATACAATCCGTGAAAATCAGTACCAATCCGTGGCTAAAATAATATAAGGCATTAAGGGGGACGGGAGTCTTCCGCGAGCAAGCCTGATTGCCAAAAGCGTTTTCACCGCGTCAGACTCCCGACCAGCAGTGAGTCCCTTGCTTACGCAGCGGGCTGAGATTCTACCCCGCTAGTTGTTCAGCCATTTTCTTGATCCCCGCCAGATCAAGTTTGCCTGTCCCCAAAATTGGCAAGCTATCCACCTGATAATAACAGTCATTCCCGGGAATATACAGATTTGGCAGGCCCGCTTCGGTGAGGGCTTTGGCCAGTTCGGCGGGTGTCCGGTTAAGTCCTGTATGCAGCACGATCAAGCGCTCTCCCTTTTTTTCATCAGGCACGGCGCTCACGGCCAGGGGTTGTTGTTCGGCGTCTCCCGCGCCGACCGCTTTTAATAACTCTTCCTCCACCGCGCCGTGGGGGACCATCTCTCCCCCGATTTTTGAAAAGCGGCTCAATCGGCCCGTGATTTGGATAAACCCCTCCTCGTCCAAACGCGCCATATCGCCCGTGCAGTACCAGCCATCCACGAGTACCTGATCCGTTAAGTCGCGTCGATGAAGATACCCCTCCATCACGTTGCCGCCGCTTATCCACAATAGGCCATCCTCGCCGCAAGCGCGCGGGGCGCGGGTCTCGGGATCGCGGATTTCGGCGCAGACGCCGGGGACGGGCCGGCCTACGGTTCCTTCCTTGCGGTTGGAATGAAATCCCTTGACACTACGGCTGGGGGGGATATTCACCGACGCCAGCGGCGCTAGCTCTGTCGTGCCGTACCCTTCCACCGGCCGCACATGGAATTTTTCTTCAAAGGCGTCCGCCACGTCCTGGGGCAATCTCTCGGCCCCGGTGATGACCGTGTTGAGCGTGGCAAAATCCGCCGCCTCGCACCGCCGGATGTAACTGCGCAAAAACGTGGGCGTGGTGAGCAGCACGGTTCCCCCCGCTTCACGGCATAGTTTGCCCACTTGTTTGGCGTCCAGCGGACTAAAGTGGTAGGCCACCTTGAGATTTAGCAGCAATCCCGCCCAGAGCGTGACCGTGGAGCCCAGCGCGTGAAAGAGCGGTAAAATCCCCAAGAGCACATCCTCGGATTGCAGATGGATCACTTGATCAATCGCCTCGACATTGGCTTTGACATTGCCGTGGGTCAGGACGACACCCTTGGGCTTGCCGGTGGATCCGCTGGTAAAGATGATCGTGAGCGGATCCGACCCCGGGGTGCGCAAGATCCCCAGCCACCACGCCAGCACCGATTTTGGCAACAGCCAGGTTTGCAGCGCGGCGACCACCTTATCCCAGGTGGTGACCATTCCTTTGACATCCTCCAGAAGTATCATGCGTCCTTGGAGCTTTAAATCCATTTTGTCCAAAAACTTTTGGCTGGTGATGACGGTTTGTATGCCCGCCTGTTCCAGGCAGGAATTCAGGATTTCCGCGGTACAAGTGTAGTTGAGATTGCTAATCACTCGCCGGTCCAGCACCAGCGAAAAATTGGTCACCGCCGCCGGCACGGTCGGTGGCAAGAGCACGCCGATGGTTTTTTCGGCGGGGCCTAGTATTCGTCGCAGTACGCGCCGCAGGATCAGCGCGCGGGTGACGGTGGCGGCCCCGGTCAAGCTTGCCCCCGTGGTGTCAGAGAATTTCGGCCGGAATTTCTTGCGAAAGCAGCCAATCAACCCCTCGTACCCGATCGACGTACGGGCCTGGGTCCGTTCGCGCACGGCCTGAGCCCCCAGACGCAGGACGGCGTTGCGCGTTTGAGAAATATCCGTCACATTCAGCAATGCCGCGCCATAGTGCACGCCCACGGGATAAGGCCACTGGCGGGGCCATTTCCAAAAGAATTTGCCATCGTCAAAGCTAAAGATACTGCCCCACAGTTGATCCAGATAAACGGGAACCACGGGGGCGTTGGTGCCGTCAAGAATTTTCATCATTCCGGGCTTAAAGGTTTGCAAATTGCCCGTGCGCGAGATTTCTCCTTCGGGAAAGAGGCAGACCACCTCGCCGTTTTTGAGGGCCTCGTTGGCGGTTTTAAGGGCCCTGATAATTGATTTGGGATTAGCCGTGACCAGGATTACTCCCCACTGTTCCGCCAGCGTGCGCATCAGTTTATTTTCAAAGTTTCCCGCCCAGGCGAACATGCGAATGGGCCGGGGGCAGGTCAAAATGATGACCACGGCGTCCAGCCACGAAACATGATTGCTGGTAAGCAGCACAGGCCCGCTGGCGGGGATGTTCTCGGCCCCGGTGAGCTTGATGCGGTACAAGACCGACGTGACCAGCCAGACCACAAACCGCACCGCGGCCTGGGGGATCAGCTTCACAATGTAATACAGCACCGGGATGGTTACTAACCCGCAGAGCAGAAAGATCGTCTGTGCCGAAAAGAGCGGCTCCCGGCCGATGGTGCCATCCGGGCGGGTCACGGTGGCGCCCAATTCGGACCGTAAGAGCATATAAAGCAGGCTCACTCCGATGATGCCGCTAAACGACAAAAAGTTATTCGCCGCCAATAGCGAGCCCCGGTTTTGCCGCGGGCTATACTCTTGCATGTAGGCTTCCAGTGGAATATCAAATAGTCCCGCGCTGGCCCCCAGTAAAAACAATAAACCGCAAGTTACCACGTGCCAGACGGTGATTTGCAGGACGCCATCCACCAAGACGAACAGACTTCCCCCGCAAAACCATAATAATAAAGTGGTGAATATCACCCCTATCGCCCCCAGCGGCAAGATTCCCAGTTCGACACGATTTCCCGACCAGTATCCCGCCAACAGGCTGCCAATCCCCACGCCCAATGTCAGGCAGATTAAAAATGGCGTGTTATCGCTTTGGGTGATGTATTGTTTCGTTTCCGGCGTAGTGGTGGAAGCGACAGGGGTCGTTTCGGTGTTGGTCGCGGCGGCATTTCGCGCGGCAAAATCATCGGCATAACGGATCGCCCCGGCGGGTGCTCCCTCTTTGACCAGTTGGTCGACGTTTTGGTTGGACATGGCCGCCAGCGACCAAAAAAACATGATCCCCATGGCCACGCGCCACAACGCTTTATTGGCATATAGCAGCTTCAAATCCTGCCAGGTGGTGTTGATAAAATTCCAGGAAAAATCCAATTGCGGATTTCCCGGCGGACGATAAGAAATGAGCAGGCTAAACCCCCAACCGACAGCCGCCACCCCCAGAATAACCCCGGCGCAGAGCCAGAGATAGCTTTCTCCTCCGGGACCTTTGAGCAAGTCGGCCAGATAATTGCCGATGCCGGTTCCCACGATCACACTGACCAGCGTCGTCAGCCCGAACCAGCCGTTGGCTTTGGAAATGAGGCGTTCGGGTAGCATCTCGGGCAGGGAGGCCATGCGCGCGGGGGAATATAAAGCGCTTTGGGCCCCCATAAAAAAGAGCACGATAAACACACTATAAAGCTCTCCGGTAGCCAGCGCCGACCAAATCGCGATGGCCCCGGCCAGCATCACGACAATTTCCAAGAATTTGGCACCCGCCACAATCCGTGATTTGGCAAACCGATCCGCCAAAAATCCCGCCGGCGCGGCAAACACCAAAAATGGCAACGTCAGGCAAATTGTCCCAATCCCAATCAGCATGCTTTGATGGCTAGCGCTGGTCGCAAACTTTAACGCCAACCCCACCACCATCCAGCGAAAGATATTGTCATTTACCGTCCCCAGGGCTTGGGCCGCCAGCAGGCCCACGAATGAGCGGTTCCATAATTGGCTTTCTTGAACACTATCCGTGGCGGGAAATAGATTTGCGCTGGTGTCGCCACTGACCTCATGGGTGAGCAGGCTGGGAACGGCCACCGGTTCGGATGAGTTTGTCATGCGTGTGATCCAGAAATTGCGAAAACTCTAGGTGGGGTTTTTGGCATCGCTCGATTGACCAGGGGGTAAATCCGGCTATTACTCTGGTCGACCGCTACCACCCGCGTGCAAACCGCGGCAAACCGGCTTCCCCCCCTAGGATGGCACTATCATAATTGATTTGGCCAATCTGAGAATGCGGACTTTGACCGGTAAATGTAAAATTTAGGCCTTTTTGGCGGGTGGGCTTCTTTAAAATTGCCGTGATAACCCCTGCACCAGGTGAATAAAGTTCTTTGTTCCCCGCCAGGGTGTTTTGGTCACAAACACAGCGTCGGTACTGAAGTAAAAACTGGCAAATATCTGTTTTACTTGATTATCGGCTTTATTTTTCCTGCCGTCCGCCGGGGTGCATTTCGCTTTACAAGGCCCAGCCAACTCCCTTAAGATAGTCTGTTAGTGAAGGGAATAAATTGTGATTTTTCATCCGCGAGGAGCAAGACAGATGGTCTGGCAAAGAAATTTTTGGCTGGCACTGGGCGTGATTTATTGCGGATTATGGGGGGGGAGTACGGCCCAACCCGCTCGGGCAGCGGAGGGAATTTCCGGCGAAAAAATCAAATTCAAGCGGACCATGCTCGACGAAAAATTTCGCAGCGAAGGGGTGGCGGTGGGTGATTTTAATAAAGATGGCAAACTGGACATTGCCGCGGGAAGCGTGTGGTACGCGGCCCCTGACTGGAAGATGCACCAAGTCCGCGAAAAGGCCGAAGAACACAATCCGCATGGCTACAGCGACAGCTTTGTGAATGCCGCCGACGATCTGAATGGCGACGGCTGGGTGGATCTGCTGGTGGTCGATTTTCCGGGTAAGCCGACCTGGTGGTTTGAAAATCCCCAAAACCAGTCCGGTCCCTGGAAACGCCACGAATGCACACCCGTGACAAACAACGAAAGTCCCCAGTACCTGGACCTGGATGGGGACGGCCAGCGCGAATGGATCATGGCGACATGTGATGACGCCAATAATCCCGACGGGGAAAAGCGGTACCAGGCGATCATCAAACGGGTTGCGGATCCCCTGGCCAAATGGACCATCCAGCGGCTCAGCGAATACCAAGCCCCCATGACGACCAAGTACTCTCACGGGATTGGCGCGGGAGATGTCAACGGCGACGGCCGCCAGGATTTATTTGTTAAGGATGGCTGGTGGGAGGCCCCCGCCGTGGAAAGTTCTGAGTTGTGGAAATTTCACCCGGCCTCGTTTGGCCAGGATTGTGCCCACATGTATGCCTACGATGTGGATGGCGATGGGGATAGCGACATTATCAATAGCAGCGCGCATCAAATCGGTGTCTGGTGGCATGAGCAAACACCCGAAGGTTGGAAAACGCACACCATTTCCAAGGATTTTTCGCAAAGTCATAGCCTGAATCTAGTGGATATGAATGGCGATGGGCTAAAAGACATTGTGACCGGCAAACGCTGGTGGGCCCATGGCCCTAATGGCGATGCCAATCCCAATGACCCGGCGGTG
The Pirellulales bacterium DNA segment above includes these coding regions:
- a CDS encoding putative Ig domain-containing protein; protein product: TQNATEGTPLVLDIPGSDPNTGDVLTYTAQTPLPAGMTLNSATGRITWTPSESQGGTNYSITVRVQDSGGLFSDTTISGTVAEANTPPQAGSVAPLAATENVPLSVNVPFTDPDLPAQTLTYSLVSGPAGSAVNAQTGRFTWTPGEADGGLTRTAVIRATDSQGATAELTLTINVTEVNQPPVLNVETSFTIDELEAFTTSATATDGDTPTQTLTFSLVNAPTGMTINAATGEILWTPGEAQGPAQFNFSVRVTDNLGQFAQRQLTVTVSEVNTAPTLLNGGSTVNVFQGAIASMSVLATDGDLAAQTLTFDLINAPAGATINPLTGEIRWDTTGAVPGLNELVVGVTDSLGLSSTASFFIQVNNFNPGPIFALFSAPTPPINTPVVLDTAASSVDPEVVLSELVNVADLPPPTTPGNPGLGINEGTNRLQGVTEGVEQNTQKPVIDGSAQGDSTPEQPAEQQQDETPRPQGNPLENPFQSGEVQAAPAETQQSLMRWNEQGRQLAGMVLSRLGSQATPRQLQDLALAGYLAEGMNGWEAAESAEELNGVRLAPAQTTKALDQGVDPRLTAVSLDDARPMTTPGGSDRIARYAANTPLPLAAAALAALPAAVIAAKKSAPVAVPLVTEQVNNRRGGRYWLGKRG
- a CDS encoding MFS transporter, which encodes MTNSSEPVAVPSLLTHEVSGDTSANLFPATDSVQESQLWNRSFVGLLAAQALGTVNDNIFRWMVVGLALKFATSASHQSMLIGIGTICLTLPFLVFAAPAGFLADRFAKSRIVAGAKFLEIVVMLAGAIAIWSALATGELYSVFIVLFFMGAQSALYSPARMASLPEMLPERLISKANGWFGLTTLVSVIVGTGIGNYLADLLKGPGGESYLWLCAGVILGVAAVGWGFSLLISYRPPGNPQLDFSWNFINTTWQDLKLLYANKALWRVAMGIMFFWSLAAMSNQNVDQLVKEGAPAGAIRYADDFAARNAAATNTETTPVASTTTPETKQYITQSDNTPFLICLTLGVGIGSLLAGYWSGNRVELGILPLGAIGVIFTTLLLWFCGGSLFVLVDGVLQITVWHVVTCGLLFLLGASAGLFDIPLEAYMQEYSPRQNRGSLLAANNFLSFSGIIGVSLLYMLLRSELGATVTRPDGTIGREPLFSAQTIFLLCGLVTIPVLYYIVKLIPQAAVRFVVWLVTSVLYRIKLTGAENIPASGPVLLTSNHVSWLDAVVIILTCPRPIRMFAWAGNFENKLMRTLAEQWGVILVTANPKSIIRALKTANEALKNGEVVCLFPEGEISRTGNLQTFKPGMMKILDGTNAPVVPVYLDQLWGSIFSFDDGKFFWKWPRQWPYPVGVHYGAALLNVTDISQTRNAVLRLGAQAVRERTQARTSIGYEGLIGCFRKKFRPKFSDTTGASLTGAATVTRALILRRVLRRILGPAEKTIGVLLPPTVPAAVTNFSLVLDRRVISNLNYTCTAEILNSCLEQAGIQTVITSQKFLDKMDLKLQGRMILLEDVKGMVTTWDKVVAALQTWLLPKSVLAWWLGILRTPGSDPLTIIFTSGSTGKPKGVVLTHGNVKANVEAIDQVIHLQSEDVLLGILPLFHALGSTVTLWAGLLLNLKVAYHFSPLDAKQVGKLCREAGGTVLLTTPTFLRSYIRRCEAADFATLNTVITGAERLPQDVADAFEEKFHVRPVEGYGTTELAPLASVNIPPSRSVKGFHSNRKEGTVGRPVPGVCAEIRDPETRAPRACGEDGLLWISGGNVMEGYLHRRDLTDQVLVDGWYCTGDMARLDEEGFIQITGRLSRFSKIGGEMVPHGAVEEELLKAVGAGDAEQQPLAVSAVPDEKKGERLIVLHTGLNRTPAELAKALTEAGLPNLYIPGNDCYYQVDSLPILGTGKLDLAGIKKMAEQLAG
- a CDS encoding VCBS repeat-containing protein — protein: MVWQRNFWLALGVIYCGLWGGSTAQPARAAEGISGEKIKFKRTMLDEKFRSEGVAVGDFNKDGKLDIAAGSVWYAAPDWKMHQVREKAEEHNPHGYSDSFVNAADDLNGDGWVDLLVVDFPGKPTWWFENPQNQSGPWKRHECTPVTNNESPQYLDLDGDGQREWIMATCDDANNPDGEKRYQAIIKRVADPLAKWTIQRLSEYQAPMTTKYSHGIGAGDVNGDGRQDLFVKDGWWEAPAVESSELWKFHPASFGQDCAHMYAYDVDGDGDSDIINSSAHQIGVWWHEQTPEGWKTHTISKDFSQSHSLNLVDMNGDGLKDIVTGKRWWAHGPNGDANPNDPAVVVWFELSRENGQAHWKMHHIDHNSGVGTQFEVADINGDKLPDVIVSNKKGVYLLEQIAQ